A region of the Flavipsychrobacter sp. genome:
CTAACAGACAATATCGAACTTAAAGGATTCACTGGTCAATCAAAATTCTTGTTCGATCAATACAAACCTGTCATCAAAGGCTTTGCAGCTGAAGGAAATTTTGCCTTAGGTAAAGAAGGTCAGGTATATATAGTACCAGGTATTGGTGCTTTAAATAGAACACTTGACCAAACATCAATGGATCAAGTGGTATCTACCATCAACAGCCAAGATAGTGCTACTCGTTTTGTTCCTATGTATAACATGTATGCGTTTACTGCATACAACACGCTTAGCGTGGGGAACTTCAACTGGTATGTTGAAGGTTCATACAAAACTCATGAGACAATCGTGAACCAAAATGGGCTTTTGGAAGATACGGATGGTAATGTATTGTTCTCAACACTTAGCTACGCCAAAAAAGGGTTTGCTGTAAACTTAACTGGTAAGCGTACTGAAAACTATGAGATGCGTACTTCACCAAACGAGGTGCTTATACGTGGATTAATGAACTGGCAACCGATTGTTGCTCGTCTACGTCCACAAAGACTATTAGCGCGTTACTCACCACCATCTCAAAACTTATCGGAGTTATCGGGAGGTGTGGATGTTCTTATCTCTCCTAACGATGATTTAAGCATTACATTAAACTATGCGCACTCTAACACACTAGACGAAGTTAAACTATACAGAGAAGTGTACTTCGATGCTGAGTATCGTGGTTGGGATAACTTTATAGTAATGGTGGGTACTCAGTATATGGAATATAACCAAGAGCTTTATCAAATAAAGCCAAGTGTTCCATTGCTATTCTCAACAACACCGTTTTTTGAGTTGACTTATAAGATCAGCAAGACAAAATCGATACGTACAGAGTGGGAATACCAAATGACAGATCAGGACTTTGGTTCATGGATCTTTGGTTTAATAGAATATAATATAGCTCCTCGCTGGTCTATATCAATATCAGATATGTATAACCTAAGTGCTGGACCTATAGCTGTAGATCAAGGTGCGGCAAAAAAAGTAGGAGAACCTGGTCAACACTACTACCAAATATTTGGCGCATACACAACAGGGCCACACCGTTTTACACTTTCTTACGTAAAACAAGTTGAGGGTATTAACTGTACAGGTGGTGTATGTAGATATGAGCCTGCATTCAGTGGTGTTAAATTTGGTGTAAGTTCTACATTCTAACAATGAGTATTTACTAAAAGTTATAAATTGCTAAGGTTCTCTGTATAGAGAACCTTTTTTCTTAATGAATAACTATGCTTAAAACAGATTTTCTTGTCATTGGTTCGGGAATCGCAGGGTTAACCTTTGCAGTAAAAATTGCGAAACAACATCCTGATAAAACTATCACAATACTAACAAAAGTTAATACCGATGAGACCAATACAAAGTATGCTCAAGGCGGTATCGCAGTTGTAAATGATAAAGAACAAGATAGCTTTGATAAGCATATTGAAGACACCCTCATATCGGGTGATGGACTTTGCAATAAGGAGGTAGTAGACTTTGTAATAAAAGAAGGACCACAACGATTGGATGAAATAATTAACTGGGGTGTTAATTTTGATAAAGATAAAGAAGGGGATTATCTTTTAGGTAAAGAGGGTGGACATTCGGAATCCAGAATACTGCACCACAAAGACATTACAGGCTATGAAATAGAACGCGCTTTAATAGCTGAAGCGCAACAATACAAAAACATACAGATACACAACCATTGGTTTGTTGTTGATATACTGACACAACACCACTTAGGGCATTTGGTTACCAAGTCAACAAGCAATGTTGAATGTTATGGTGTATATGCACTGAATCTAAAAACAAACGAGATAGAAAAAATACTAGCTGGCATAACTATGATGGCGGCAGGCGGCGTAGGGCAAGTGTATCGTAGTACTACAAACCCACGCATAGCCACAGGAGATGGCATAGCAATGTTTTACAGGGCTAAAGGGCGAATTGAAAATATGGAATTCATTCAATTCCACCCTACAGCACTGCACGAACCGGGAGCCAGTCCTTCCTTCCTAATTACAGAAGCAGTACGCGGAGATGGAGGCATATTGAGGAATAAACATGGCGAGGCTTTTATGGAACGATATGACCCTAGAAAAGATCTTGCGCCTCGTGATATAGTAGCTCGTGCTATTGATAATGAAATGAAGCTGAATGGTACAGAGCATGTATACTTGGACTGTAGCCATATGGATAAGGAAAAGTTCAAGCAACACTTCCCAAACATATTAGCTAAGTGTAATAGTATTGGCATTGACGTTTTTAAACAATTAATACCTGTTGCACCAGCCGCGCACTATTGTTGCGGCGGTATAAAAACAGATGTGAATGGCAACACTTCAATAAAACATCTTTATGCTTGTGGCGAATGTTCTAGTACCGGTTTGCATGGTGCCAATCGACTCGCTTCAAACTCTCTATTAGAAGCAATTGTTTTTGCACATAGATGCGCTGAAGATGCCGCTAAAAAGATAGATACGACATCTTTTCAAGAGTCAATACCAGACTGGAACGCCCTAGGCACAAGTGAACCAAAAGAAATGATTTTGATCACACAAAGCATAAAAGAGCTACAGCAAGTAATGAGCGACTATGTGGGTATTGTAAGAAATAACATTCGTCTTGAGCGAGCACTAA
Encoded here:
- a CDS encoding DUF6029 family protein; its protein translation is MKKIILLLTFSISSTLAFAQGQLSGDLMMNVNFFQRDSAINAANNPLYDNFLSGGESWLGLRYSYKGFTATLRADAFHNSNRYNPTQALNGWGLGAWQLSKTFNDLTITAGYIYDQIGSGIMFRAYEDRGLLIDNALVGLHLKYQLTDNIELKGFTGQSKFLFDQYKPVIKGFAAEGNFALGKEGQVYIVPGIGALNRTLDQTSMDQVVSTINSQDSATRFVPMYNMYAFTAYNTLSVGNFNWYVEGSYKTHETIVNQNGLLEDTDGNVLFSTLSYAKKGFAVNLTGKRTENYEMRTSPNEVLIRGLMNWQPIVARLRPQRLLARYSPPSQNLSELSGGVDVLISPNDDLSITLNYAHSNTLDEVKLYREVYFDAEYRGWDNFIVMVGTQYMEYNQELYQIKPSVPLLFSTTPFFELTYKISKTKSIRTEWEYQMTDQDFGSWIFGLIEYNIAPRWSISISDMYNLSAGPIAVDQGAAKKVGEPGQHYYQIFGAYTTGPHRFTLSYVKQVEGINCTGGVCRYEPAFSGVKFGVSSTF
- the nadB gene encoding L-aspartate oxidase, whose protein sequence is MLKTDFLVIGSGIAGLTFAVKIAKQHPDKTITILTKVNTDETNTKYAQGGIAVVNDKEQDSFDKHIEDTLISGDGLCNKEVVDFVIKEGPQRLDEIINWGVNFDKDKEGDYLLGKEGGHSESRILHHKDITGYEIERALIAEAQQYKNIQIHNHWFVVDILTQHHLGHLVTKSTSNVECYGVYALNLKTNEIEKILAGITMMAAGGVGQVYRSTTNPRIATGDGIAMFYRAKGRIENMEFIQFHPTALHEPGASPSFLITEAVRGDGGILRNKHGEAFMERYDPRKDLAPRDIVARAIDNEMKLNGTEHVYLDCSHMDKEKFKQHFPNILAKCNSIGIDVFKQLIPVAPAAHYCCGGIKTDVNGNTSIKHLYACGECSSTGLHGANRLASNSLLEAIVFAHRCAEDAAKKIDTTSFQESIPDWNALGTSEPKEMILITQSIKELQQVMSDYVGIVRNNIRLERALSRLDLLHEETEELYRTTTVSPQLSELRNAITVGYLIVKSAQFRKESRGLHYNTDYPEKSQLLQNIIL